One part of the Pristis pectinata isolate sPriPec2 chromosome 17, sPriPec2.1.pri, whole genome shotgun sequence genome encodes these proteins:
- the LOC127579566 gene encoding protein-tyrosine sulfotransferase 2-like, which yields MRISMRRIVLLICCAIATIMVFHMGQHMWECQQILNENGGWFHGRRTHSMMKPEKDEFVMYNSNHIEYRYSKNMPLIFIGGVPRSGTTLMRAMMDAHPDIRCGEETRIIPRVLAMRQVWSKSEREKMRLNEAGVTDQVLDSALQAFILEVIAKHGEPAKYLCNKDPFTLKSLNYLSRLFSKSKFILMIRDGRASVHSMITRKVTIAGFDLSSYRDCIIKWNKAIEIMYGQCVEVGPSRCLSVYYEQLVLHPKKTMEKIMTFLDIPWSDAVLHHEELIGKAGGVSLSKIERSTDQVIKPVNLEALAKWVGHIPDGVVEDMARIAPMLAKLGYDPNANPPNYGNPDALVINNTKRILQGDFKTPANLKGPSLVKNASMTGSQ from the exons ATGCGTATCAGCATGAGAAGGATTGTTCTGCTCATCTGCTGTGCTATTGCTACAATAATGGTCTTTCATATGGGCCAGCACATGTGGGAATGCCAGCAAATACTAAATGAGAATGGAGGATGGTTTCATGGCAGACGAACACATAGCATGATGAAACCTGAAAAGGATGAATTTGTCATGTATAATTCAAACCACATTGAATACCGCTACAGTAAAAACATGCCCCTAATCTTCATAGGTGGAGTGCCACGAAGTGGAACAACATTAATGCGAGCCATGATGGATGCACATCCAGACATCCGCTGTGGTGAAGAAACACGGATCATCCCACGTGTGCTGGCCATGCGTCAGGTGTGGTCTAAATCAGAACGTGAAAAGATGCGCTTGAATGAAGCAGGAGTGACGGACCAGGTCCTGGACTCGGCATTGCAAGCATTTATATTAGAAGTAATTGCAAAACATGGTGAACCTGCAAAATACTTATGCAATAAAGATCCCTTCACCTTAAAGTCTTTAAATTATCTGTCCAGACTGTTCTCGAAATCTAAATTTATACTGATGATCCGAGATGGACGAGCATCTGTGCACTCAATGATTACAAGGAAAGTGACGATTGCTGGATTTGACCTCAGTAGCTACAGAGATTGTATAATCAAATGGAACAAGGCTATTGAAATTATGTATGGCCAGTGTGTGGAGGTGGGGCCCTCCCGGTGTCTCTCAGTTTATTATGAACAGTTGGTATTGCATCCTAAAAAGACTATGGAGAAGATCATGACATTTTTGGATATTCCATGGAGTGATGCTGTTCTGCATCATGAAGAATTAATAGGAAAAGCAGGAGGTGTCTCACTTTCAAA AATAGAGAGATCCACCGACCAAGTTATCAAGCCAGTTAATCTTGAGGCTTTGGCCAAGTGGGTGGGACACATTCCTGATGGTGTGGTTGAGGATATGGCAAGGATAGCACCAATGTTGGCCAAACTAGGCTATGATCCCAATGCCAATCCACCAAATTATGGAAATCCTGATGCACTAGTAATTAATAACACCAAAAGG ATTTTGCAGGGTGACTTTAAAACACCTGCCAATTTGAAAGGACCTTCTCTG GTAAAAAATGCTTCAATGACTGGATCTCAGTAA